The Niastella koreensis GR20-10 genome includes a window with the following:
- a CDS encoding sialate O-acetylesterase has product MLPLVFGDHMVLQREKPVPVYGKTTAGAPVKLIFGNQVKEGVAGADGSFQLLLDAMPANSNGQSLFVISGDTVEYKDVLVGEVWLCSGQSNMEYTTNRSAHWYNAKRSKGLDSIQVNQENNPAIRLFLVYRDLTKPSDRNKGWHKAENPWIGQFSAAGYYYARELQSRLHVPVGMIASSVPGSAIEPWLPARQAAQNKDSIEPAGKFFSGLIQPLAPYTIRGFLWYQGETNCMLNQRDEYTQNMKLLITSWRALWNNDSLPFYYVQIAPFKYSTSKGGKIPLNDRSIAFFHDAQDKVLGITRNTARIITTDLADNIDDIHPTYKWEIGKRLAWLALDHTYRVKQVSAGPRIDKVSFKDHQARVDFVDPRLGLEVHDGSKVTGFELAGADGKFYPATGVVKSKKYVQVSAPEVHDPVALRFAWKEDIQPNLFNKAGLPAEPYQTNSAVTVEK; this is encoded by the coding sequence GTGCTACCCCTGGTCTTTGGCGATCATATGGTATTACAACGCGAAAAACCGGTACCCGTATATGGAAAAACCACCGCCGGTGCTCCGGTGAAATTGATCTTTGGCAACCAGGTGAAAGAAGGGGTGGCCGGTGCAGATGGTTCCTTTCAACTCCTGCTCGACGCCATGCCCGCTAACAGCAATGGGCAGTCACTTTTTGTGATCAGTGGAGACACGGTTGAATACAAAGATGTGCTGGTAGGTGAAGTGTGGCTTTGTTCCGGACAAAGCAATATGGAGTATACCACGAACAGGAGCGCGCATTGGTATAACGCCAAACGCTCTAAAGGGCTTGATTCTATCCAGGTGAACCAGGAAAATAATCCCGCCATCCGGCTGTTCCTGGTGTATCGTGATCTTACCAAACCGTCTGATCGGAATAAAGGATGGCACAAAGCGGAGAATCCCTGGATAGGTCAATTTTCTGCGGCGGGTTATTATTATGCCCGGGAATTGCAATCGCGCCTGCATGTGCCCGTAGGCATGATCGCCTCCTCCGTACCCGGTTCGGCCATCGAGCCGTGGTTACCGGCACGTCAGGCGGCCCAAAACAAAGATTCGATTGAACCTGCCGGCAAATTTTTCTCAGGTCTTATTCAGCCGCTGGCACCCTATACGATAAGAGGTTTTCTCTGGTACCAGGGCGAAACCAATTGTATGTTGAACCAGCGAGATGAGTATACCCAGAATATGAAGCTACTCATTACAAGCTGGAGGGCGCTTTGGAATAATGATAGCCTTCCCTTTTATTACGTGCAGATAGCGCCATTTAAATATAGCACGTCGAAAGGCGGTAAAATACCATTGAACGACCGCAGCATTGCTTTCTTCCACGACGCGCAGGATAAAGTGCTTGGGATCACCAGGAACACCGCCCGCATCATTACTACCGACCTTGCTGACAACATTGATGATATTCATCCAACCTACAAATGGGAAATTGGAAAGCGGCTGGCCTGGCTGGCCCTTGACCATACCTACCGGGTAAAACAGGTTTCAGCAGGCCCCCGTATCGATAAAGTAAGTTTCAAAGACCATCAGGCCCGGGTAGATTTCGTAGATCCCAGGTTAGGACTGGAGGTGCATGATGGCAGCAAAGTTACCGGCTTTGAACTGGCAGGAGCGGATGGTAAATTCTATCCGGCCACCGGCGTAGTGAAGAGTAAAAAGTATGTACAGGTTAGTG
- a CDS encoding biliverdin-producing heme oxygenase produces the protein MVTASDIIEVHTQTSRVYLDRTLAGYTRWIPDIAAYARLLNCLHDFYAPFEKLLNSHMPALLPDYTQRKKAAWLIQDLTILGIPPVKEARPNMPAIQQPADAWGSFYMIESLVLGGVDIKKMIQFDCPAIPETAFTFFSGYQQQNEEMWHTFLTHFNEAVTTEEDRIASVKAADDCSKQFRMNIQLHYSNHRC, from the coding sequence ATGGTTACAGCGTCAGACATTATTGAGGTACACACCCAAACCAGCCGTGTATATTTAGATAGAACATTAGCAGGTTATACCAGGTGGATACCTGATATAGCCGCCTATGCCAGACTGCTTAACTGTCTACATGACTTTTATGCCCCGTTTGAAAAATTGCTGAATAGTCATATGCCCGCTTTACTGCCTGATTACACCCAGCGTAAAAAAGCAGCCTGGTTAATACAGGACCTTACCATACTGGGTATACCGCCTGTAAAGGAGGCCCGGCCAAACATGCCAGCCATACAGCAACCTGCAGATGCATGGGGCAGCTTTTACATGATAGAAAGTTTGGTACTGGGGGGCGTCGATATAAAGAAGATGATCCAGTTCGATTGTCCGGCAATCCCCGAAACCGCTTTTACTTTTTTTTCAGGTTACCAACAGCAAAACGAGGAGATGTGGCACACCTTTTTAACCCATTTTAACGAAGCGGTGACAACTGAGGAAGATCGAATAGCGTCTGTTAAAGCAGCCGATGATTGTTCAAAACAATTTAGAATGAACATTCAATTGCACTATTCCAACCACAGGTGTTAA
- a CDS encoding ABC transporter ATP-binding protein, whose amino-acid sequence MINFSLQKNLHTAAGEMQLNVSARIERGQFVSLYGASGAGKTSILRMLAGFMKPDNGFINVNNAVWFNASAKRNAEPQQRRIGFVFQDYALFPNMNVRENVLFALGRNESPTIVDELLEVTGLTNFAGRKIQTLSGGQQQRVALARAIANKPAILLLDEPLSAIDNEMRVYLQDTLKAIHQRYNLTTILVSHNAQEIIKLSDVVIHLTQGRFQQQTTPALFFQNGQEAAKITGHIVSFDEQGNAVVLIENRLVSIPVAGEILTSNDRVEINCSNIKPAIPKQGK is encoded by the coding sequence ATGATCAATTTTTCCTTGCAAAAGAATTTACATACCGCTGCGGGTGAAATGCAATTGAATGTAAGTGCCCGTATTGAACGCGGGCAATTTGTGAGTTTATATGGGGCATCAGGCGCCGGTAAAACCTCCATCCTGCGGATGCTGGCCGGGTTTATGAAACCCGATAACGGTTTTATAAATGTGAACAATGCCGTTTGGTTTAATGCCTCAGCAAAAAGAAATGCGGAACCGCAGCAACGAAGGATTGGTTTTGTGTTCCAGGACTATGCCCTGTTTCCCAATATGAATGTGCGGGAAAATGTGTTGTTTGCGTTGGGTAGAAACGAATCCCCTACTATCGTCGATGAACTGCTGGAGGTAACGGGGCTGACAAACTTTGCCGGAAGAAAGATTCAGACGCTTTCAGGCGGCCAGCAGCAACGCGTGGCGCTGGCAAGGGCCATTGCCAATAAACCAGCTATTTTATTATTAGACGAACCATTGTCGGCCATTGACAATGAAATGCGGGTATACCTGCAGGATACGTTAAAAGCAATCCATCAGCGCTACAACCTCACCACCATCCTGGTAAGTCACAATGCCCAGGAGATCATAAAACTGTCGGACGTGGTGATTCACCTCACACAGGGCCGGTTTCAACAGCAAACCACCCCCGCCCTGTTTTTCCAGAACGGACAGGAGGCCGCCAAAATAACCGGCCACATCGTTTCTTTCGATGAGCAGGGCAACGCAGTTGTTTTAATTGAAAACCGCCTGGTAAGCATACCGGTAGCCGGAGAAATACTTACTTCCAACGACCGGGTTGAGATCAACTGCAGCAATATAAAACCAGCTATTCCAAAACAAGGGAAATAA
- the modB gene encoding molybdate ABC transporter permease subunit, whose amino-acid sequence MIALAPLWLTLKLALSTTLILFIIAVPLANWLSGDKGSFKIIAQAIVSMPLVLPPTVIGFYLLLAFSPANFFGHWLEERFDVRLVFSFSGLLIASVIYSFPFMVHPIQSGLSSLSPSLKEAAYSLGKTRWQTLTRVLLPNIKPSLLTGIVLTFAHTVGEFGVVLMIGGNMPGKTRTASIAIYDEVEAFNYHNANVYAGILLVLSFIILLVLYSFNRKMQQTKFY is encoded by the coding sequence ATGATAGCGCTAGCTCCATTATGGCTTACTTTAAAACTGGCGTTGAGCACAACGCTTATTTTGTTTATTATAGCCGTACCACTGGCTAACTGGCTCAGCGGCGATAAGGGCTCTTTCAAAATAATTGCTCAGGCCATAGTCAGCATGCCGCTTGTTTTACCGCCCACCGTCATCGGGTTTTATTTATTGCTGGCTTTTAGTCCGGCCAACTTTTTTGGCCATTGGCTGGAAGAAAGGTTTGATGTGCGGCTGGTATTCTCCTTTTCGGGATTACTGATCGCCTCGGTCATTTACAGTTTTCCTTTTATGGTGCATCCTATTCAATCGGGTCTTTCTTCTTTATCACCCAGTTTAAAAGAAGCAGCCTATTCATTGGGAAAAACCAGGTGGCAAACGCTTACGCGGGTATTGTTGCCGAACATCAAACCTTCCCTGCTTACCGGCATAGTGCTCACCTTTGCACATACTGTCGGGGAATTTGGCGTGGTGCTGATGATCGGCGGTAATATGCCTGGTAAAACCCGCACAGCCTCCATTGCCATTTATGACGAAGTAGAAGCCTTCAATTACCATAATGCGAATGTGTATGCAGGCATTTTGCTGGTGTTGTCGTTTATAATATTATTGGTTCTCTATTCATTCAACCGCAAAATGCAGCAGACAAAATTTTATTGA
- the modA gene encoding molybdate ABC transporter substrate-binding protein — MRKKMLFFFMLALTSVSTFAQTKLTVAVAANMQYTIQELITEFNKTNKTTIDVVLGASGKLTQQVLNGAPFDIFISADKEFPQKLADNHFTLEAPKVYAQGLLVLWSVKPAIQPAKDLKLLVSPGIKSIAIANPKTAPYGSAAEAILKKYNLYSIVSSKLVTGESITQTSQFIATQNADIGFTAKSIVISGEMKGKGKWVELNTGDYPPIEQAAALLKHAKENNETEAKRFYNFLYSAMAKAIYNKFGYIVK; from the coding sequence ATGAGAAAGAAAATGCTCTTTTTCTTTATGCTGGCGCTCACCTCGGTGTCAACCTTCGCCCAAACGAAGTTAACAGTTGCGGTGGCCGCCAATATGCAATATACCATCCAGGAACTGATAACAGAATTCAATAAAACGAATAAAACGACAATCGATGTAGTGCTGGGTGCGTCTGGTAAACTTACGCAGCAGGTGCTCAACGGCGCCCCGTTTGATATTTTCATTTCTGCCGACAAAGAATTTCCACAAAAACTGGCCGACAACCATTTCACGCTGGAAGCGCCTAAAGTATATGCCCAGGGATTGCTGGTATTATGGAGTGTAAAACCTGCTATACAGCCAGCCAAAGATCTAAAGCTGTTAGTGAGCCCGGGCATCAAAAGCATCGCCATCGCCAACCCTAAAACAGCTCCTTATGGCAGCGCGGCAGAGGCTATTCTAAAGAAATATAACCTGTACAGCATTGTTTCATCAAAACTGGTGACCGGTGAAAGCATTACACAAACCAGCCAGTTCATTGCCACCCAAAATGCCGATATTGGTTTTACTGCTAAATCAATCGTGATCTCCGGTGAAATGAAGGGTAAAGGCAAATGGGTGGAATTAAACACCGGCGATTATCCGCCTATTGAACAGGCCGCCGCCCTGCTGAAACATGCAAAGGAGAATAATGAGACCGAAGCAAAAAGGTTTTATAATTTCCTGTATTCCGCCATGGCAAAAGCTATTTATAACAAATTTGGGTACATTGTAAAATGA
- a CDS encoding alpha/beta fold hydrolase: protein MYASQGAFYASAFGTPITEAAWRHKPAFGIVATEDKAILPDIERNMYARSNTKVTEIQGSHVVFMSHPDKVAAVIIAAAETVAAAESVAASN from the coding sequence ATGTACGCTTCACAAGGCGCCTTTTACGCCAGTGCATTCGGCACCCCTATCACCGAGGCTGCCTGGAGACATAAGCCAGCCTTTGGCATTGTAGCCACCGAGGATAAAGCCATTCTGCCCGACATTGAACGCAACATGTACGCGCGTTCCAATACCAAAGTAACTGAAATACAGGGTAGCCATGTGGTGTTTATGTCGCACCCCGACAAGGTAGCCGCGGTGATCATAGCAGCAGCGGAGACCGTTGCTGCTGCTGAAAGCGTTGCTGCCAGTAATTAA
- a CDS encoding GxGYxYP domain-containing protein, translating into MKLLTSLHKRTGWLLPLLQLIIIPSMAQVNWPSSQLLPSFPTPAQTQDLITLRETSSRWEGEGPQLSHKTGRLETDGWLCQTGIDAPNDHMIYGPYDASIPAGPNVAEFRMKVDNNTANNDPVVDIDVRDATTGQTLASQTITRLQFPVASNYVSFTLPFTMPADNHSLELRVYWRGTSYTKVDYVAVQQNASSAEMYLFASLKGIVNKTQPRIFSYEGDAFAEGPYTWLQSLGLSWTEPADKWSLISKYRNELSGLIVYDPAQIHTVNLATAMAKSRNALIASPLLLSRLTAAPYNLPILVDLRGQYTSKLQVYQTLFNNYWPSIDHRLLIGLNPDAHKAALREYATALGAAVVWLDPNVAAESTLLNSFLASMPAGSNFMGWWPEEQPGVQRTSQYGITTIASDWCSNLTVHSGTSRTVTLKPIPPKPALQNKIYVAFILSDGDNLQYIEHLLRKLWSNADRGSVPMGWTLSPAMLDAMPGALNYFWQTATDNDCLLSGPSGYGYTYPNSWPNQNLLNQFVAKTDDYNRRAGFRVITIWNTITGGINQNVGQTFASISPSLLGLTAQNTGGGLTIYNNSLPGMALACNYCTSEQAMKDAISSTAAGWNGSSPRFIIIQAQPWTDLKPTNFRNVANSLSSDYIVVRPDHIFQLIREANGLQASPAVNACRFNPVTKK; encoded by the coding sequence ATGAAATTACTTACCTCGCTCCATAAGCGAACAGGTTGGCTATTGCCCCTGTTACAGCTTATCATAATACCTTCCATGGCCCAGGTCAACTGGCCTTCCTCACAATTATTACCCTCTTTTCCGACGCCTGCACAAACGCAGGACCTGATCACGCTTCGCGAAACAAGTTCCCGTTGGGAAGGCGAAGGGCCCCAGTTAAGTCATAAAACCGGCCGTCTTGAAACCGACGGCTGGCTTTGCCAAACCGGTATCGATGCACCGAACGATCACATGATCTATGGTCCGTACGATGCAAGCATACCTGCAGGACCCAACGTGGCTGAGTTCCGCATGAAGGTCGACAATAATACCGCCAATAACGACCCCGTTGTTGACATAGATGTAAGGGATGCTACTACCGGACAAACACTGGCTTCACAAACCATCACCCGGTTGCAATTTCCGGTTGCTTCAAATTATGTGAGTTTCACCTTGCCTTTTACCATGCCTGCCGATAATCATTCCCTTGAATTGCGGGTATACTGGCGCGGTACTTCCTATACAAAGGTTGATTATGTAGCTGTTCAACAAAATGCATCGTCGGCTGAAATGTATTTGTTTGCATCATTGAAAGGCATCGTTAATAAAACCCAGCCGCGCATTTTTTCTTATGAAGGCGATGCGTTTGCAGAAGGGCCATACACCTGGTTGCAGTCATTAGGATTGAGTTGGACGGAGCCGGCTGATAAATGGAGCCTTATTTCCAAATACCGCAACGAACTGTCTGGACTGATCGTTTATGACCCTGCACAAATTCATACGGTAAACCTGGCGACAGCGATGGCAAAAAGCAGGAATGCGTTGATCGCTTCGCCTTTATTGTTATCCCGCTTAACCGCGGCTCCTTATAATCTACCCATCCTGGTTGATCTGCGTGGTCAGTATACCAGCAAACTGCAGGTATATCAAACCTTGTTCAATAACTACTGGCCTTCTATCGATCACCGGTTATTAATTGGGTTGAACCCTGATGCGCATAAGGCTGCCTTACGGGAATATGCTACTGCATTAGGCGCTGCTGTTGTATGGCTCGATCCTAATGTGGCGGCGGAAAGCACTTTGTTGAATAGCTTCCTTGCTTCCATGCCGGCCGGTTCCAACTTTATGGGCTGGTGGCCCGAAGAACAACCGGGTGTGCAACGCACCTCGCAATATGGAATAACTACCATAGCCAGCGACTGGTGCAGTAACTTAACCGTGCACAGCGGTACCTCACGCACAGTGACCCTTAAACCCATTCCGCCCAAACCTGCGTTGCAGAATAAAATATACGTTGCCTTTATTTTGAGTGATGGCGATAACCTGCAGTACATCGAACATCTGCTGCGTAAGCTGTGGAGTAATGCCGACCGGGGTTCTGTGCCCATGGGCTGGACGTTATCGCCTGCCATGCTGGATGCCATGCCCGGTGCGCTCAATTATTTCTGGCAAACTGCTACTGACAACGATTGCCTTCTTTCTGGTCCTTCTGGTTATGGCTATACTTATCCCAACAGTTGGCCCAATCAAAACCTGTTGAACCAGTTTGTTGCAAAAACAGATGATTATAATCGCCGTGCCGGTTTCAGGGTAATCACCATCTGGAATACCATTACCGGTGGCATTAATCAGAATGTTGGGCAAACCTTTGCCAGTATTTCGCCCTCGTTATTAGGTCTTACCGCGCAAAATACGGGCGGTGGCTTAACTATTTATAATAACAGTTTGCCGGGGATGGCGCTGGCCTGCAACTACTGCACCAGTGAACAGGCGATGAAAGATGCTATCTCTTCTACGGCTGCGGGCTGGAATGGAAGCTCACCACGGTTCATCATAATTCAGGCGCAACCCTGGACGGATCTGAAACCCACCAATTTCAGGAACGTGGCCAATTCACTCAGCAGTGATTATATAGTAGTTCGTCCCGATCATATCTTTCAATTGATAAGAGAAGCAAATGGATTGCAGGCGAGCCCGGCTGTAAATGCATGCAGGTTCAATCCGGTAACAAAAAAATAA
- a CDS encoding RagB/SusD family nutrient uptake outer membrane protein → MTVFCRKSLRFHFNYEWAYASTNYGVDEFTVGGDPTMEMWNSYGSNLNSLTTDVRSVWDNMYGAINSANILIENVPLYYADGPNKNTRQGEGYFMRAFNYFKLVNQYGGVPLQLHQSDAVAFEFPRNTVQECYNQIISDMTQAYNLLPATPAQRGRITKWAAAHYLAKIYLFRASEVNKSWNGSTVTADLDNAIKYGTDVINNSGHKLATNFSDLWNYTAPDGANETNAEIILSAQFSNNVATQGRYGNQMHLYYPSVYQNIAGMVRDIAGGREFQRLRSTDYAMDVYDRVNDSRFWKSFKTRYLCNNPSAAPKWTKQYAPTPADSGKVKFTGGQESVLYIVNGAGDTRYTSDNINYRAPWMFVRYFSGEAQDMLGVHGNYAASRYVGLSKFADGSRADVASQFGRRDGILARLADTYLMVAEAYGRKGQYTETLPFINAVRDRAAFKVKEDRAAYVDGGISYKNNTAANTATFVSYSDRNTYYESNNLTPPADINTNPSTLSALHINNVNDILGSTREFYDKLNATSDMDKFLCFMLNERSRELMGELLRWEDLVRTKTLVARCTAFNAAAKPSVNKDYLRPIPQSFLDVIRQNGQPLNADQKATYQNPNW, encoded by the coding sequence ATGACAGTTTTTTGTAGAAAAAGCCTTCGCTTTCATTTTAACTACGAATGGGCTTATGCCAGCACCAATTACGGGGTTGACGAATTCACCGTTGGTGGCGACCCTACCATGGAAATGTGGAATTCATATGGTTCAAACTTAAACTCGTTGACAACAGATGTAAGATCTGTATGGGACAATATGTATGGGGCCATCAACTCGGCCAACATTCTTATTGAGAATGTACCATTGTATTATGCCGATGGCCCAAACAAGAATACCCGCCAGGGCGAAGGCTATTTTATGCGCGCCTTCAATTATTTCAAGCTGGTGAACCAGTACGGCGGTGTGCCTTTACAGCTCCACCAGTCAGATGCCGTTGCCTTTGAATTCCCCCGTAATACCGTACAGGAATGTTACAACCAGATAATAAGTGATATGACCCAGGCATACAACCTGCTGCCTGCCACCCCGGCACAAAGAGGCCGTATTACAAAATGGGCTGCTGCACATTACCTGGCCAAAATATACCTGTTCCGCGCCAGTGAAGTAAACAAAAGCTGGAACGGTTCAACAGTAACAGCCGACCTGGACAATGCGATCAAATATGGTACAGATGTGATCAACAACAGCGGTCATAAACTGGCAACCAACTTCAGCGATCTGTGGAATTATACCGCACCTGATGGCGCCAATGAAACCAATGCCGAGATCATCCTGTCGGCCCAGTTCTCCAACAACGTGGCCACACAGGGCCGGTATGGCAATCAGATGCACCTGTATTATCCTTCCGTTTACCAGAACATCGCGGGCATGGTGCGCGACATTGCCGGAGGTAGAGAGTTTCAACGCCTGCGATCAACCGATTATGCCATGGATGTGTATGACCGCGTGAACGACTCGCGGTTCTGGAAAAGCTTTAAAACAAGATACCTCTGCAATAATCCTTCAGCGGCGCCAAAATGGACGAAACAATATGCGCCTACGCCGGCTGACTCAGGCAAAGTGAAGTTCACCGGTGGACAGGAGTCTGTTCTTTATATCGTGAACGGTGCAGGTGATACCCGGTATACTTCTGATAATATCAACTACCGGGCCCCCTGGATGTTTGTTCGCTATTTCAGCGGCGAAGCGCAGGATATGTTGGGTGTGCATGGAAACTACGCTGCTTCCCGCTATGTAGGGTTGTCGAAATTTGCCGATGGCTCCAGGGCTGATGTGGCTTCTCAGTTCGGCCGCCGCGATGGTATCCTGGCCCGCCTGGCCGATACTTATCTGATGGTTGCCGAAGCGTATGGCCGGAAAGGACAATACACCGAAACACTGCCCTTTATCAATGCCGTACGTGATCGTGCTGCATTTAAAGTCAAGGAAGACCGGGCGGCTTATGTTGATGGTGGCATCTCGTACAAGAACAATACGGCTGCCAATACCGCCACGTTCGTTTCTTACTCTGATAGGAATACTTATTACGAGTCGAACAATCTGACGCCGCCTGCAGACATCAACACCAACCCCAGCACACTGAGCGCCCTACATATAAACAATGTGAACGATATCCTGGGTTCTACCAGGGAGTTTTACGACAAGCTGAATGCAACCTCGGATATGGACAAGTTCCTCTGCTTTATGTTGAACGAGCGTTCACGCGAATTGATGGGCGAATTGTTACGCTGGGAAGACCTGGTGCGTACCAAAACGCTGGTGGCACGTTGTACGGCCTTCAATGCCGCTGCAAAACCTTCCGTTAATAAAGATTATCTGAGGCCAATACCTCAAAGCTTCCTGGATGTAATAAGGCAAAATGGACAACCATTGAACGCTGACCAGAAAGCGACGTATCAAAACCCTAATTGGTAA
- a CDS encoding DinB family protein, with amino-acid sequence MNLPKQLATHFRAFYSGGNYTGVNLKNTLEGVTWQQATTSIFTCNTIAVLIYHMNYYVRLVTKVLQGLPLEGSDKYAFDAPPVQSAEDWEQLKNSVFSDAENIAQIIEQLPFEKLDEVFHDERYGNFYRNLQGIVEHNNYHLGQILLLKKIMSQV; translated from the coding sequence ATGAACCTGCCAAAACAACTCGCCACACACTTCAGAGCATTTTATAGCGGTGGTAATTATACCGGGGTTAATTTAAAAAACACATTGGAAGGGGTAACCTGGCAACAGGCCACCACTTCCATTTTTACTTGTAATACCATTGCAGTATTGATCTATCACATGAATTATTATGTGCGGCTGGTGACGAAAGTATTGCAGGGGCTTCCGCTGGAGGGAAGTGATAAATATGCGTTTGATGCGCCGCCGGTTCAAAGTGCCGAAGATTGGGAACAATTAAAGAACAGTGTTTTTTCCGATGCAGAAAACATAGCTCAAATAATTGAACAGCTGCCGTTCGAAAAGCTGGACGAAGTTTTTCATGATGAACGATATGGCAACTTTTACCGCAATTTGCAGGGGATAGTAGAACATAACAATTATCACCTGGGGCAGATCTTATTATTAAAGAAGATTATGAGTCAGGTGTAA
- a CDS encoding DUF92 domain-containing protein, giving the protein MNIPDLIVLVFIVASVAATIIFRKLTIAGAFTGGLMAALLYKGLGVTGIVLLGAFFVAGTLATSLGRRKKERLGIAEKNKGQRTASQVLANGGVAALAGLLAWIFPQHIIAWRLATAASLASASADTLSSELGSIYGKNFYNILTFKKDTCGLDGVISLEGTLWGIAGSLLIAFIYIAAYGYHSLVWWIVLAGFIGNMTDSLLGAALERKGWIKNDQVNFLNTLVAGLIGLLGFVV; this is encoded by the coding sequence ATGAACATCCCTGATTTGATTGTGCTGGTTTTTATTGTTGCAAGCGTAGCCGCCACCATCATTTTCCGCAAACTAACCATTGCTGGTGCGTTTACCGGTGGGTTGATGGCGGCCCTGCTGTATAAAGGGCTTGGCGTTACCGGTATTGTTTTACTGGGTGCTTTTTTTGTGGCAGGTACCCTGGCAACCTCGCTGGGCCGACGCAAAAAAGAACGATTGGGGATAGCAGAGAAGAACAAGGGACAACGAACCGCCTCACAGGTACTGGCCAATGGCGGTGTGGCCGCATTAGCGGGCTTACTGGCCTGGATCTTTCCGCAACACATAATTGCATGGCGGCTGGCAACTGCGGCTTCGCTGGCTTCTGCAAGCGCCGACACGCTCTCTTCTGAATTAGGCAGTATTTACGGAAAGAACTTTTACAATATTCTCACCTTTAAAAAAGATACCTGCGGACTGGACGGGGTAATAAGCCTGGAAGGAACATTATGGGGTATAGCAGGCAGCCTCCTGATCGCTTTCATTTACATCGCTGCCTATGGTTACCATTCACTGGTATGGTGGATTGTACTGGCTGGTTTTATTGGCAACATGACCGACTCCCTGCTCGGCGCCGCCCTTGAAAGAAAGGGATGGATAAAGAATGACCAGGTTAATTTTCTGAATACTCTTGTAGCGGGATTGATAGGGTTACTGGGATTTGTGGTTTAA